AAACGCACAAGTTCGATTATGTGTTTCATTTAGCGGCTCAGATCTCTGTCCCTGATTCTGTTAAAGATCCTAACTTAGACGCTGAAATCAACGTACTTGGTACTTTGAATTTATTGAAATTATCCGTTAAGTACGGGATCAAAAAGTTCATATTTTCTTCTACAGGCGGGGCTATTTACGGTGATAATGCTCCTATTCCCACCACAGAAGATTATTGCCCACACCCTATTAGTCCTTATGCTATTTCAAAACTTGCTTGCGAAAAATACATAGAGTTTTATTCGCTCCAGTATGATTTGAATTACACTATATTGAGATATGCGAATGTATATGGCCCAAAGCAAACTCCCAAAGGAGAAGCCGGGGTAGTAGCAATCTTTACACAAAATATGTTTGAGAAAAAAGAGATAGTTATTTACGGTGATGGTGAACAAGTGCGGGATTTTGTACATGTTTTTGATGTTGTTGAAGCCAACTTTTTATCAATAAATAAAGCGGATAAAGAGACAATAAATATCTCAACCAATAAAAAGTCTACTGTAAACGAGCTTTTTGAAGTGATGAAAAGGAAAACAGGATATGAGAATGAACCGATTTATAAACCAGAGAGAGATGGGGATGTGAAGATGAGTTTGCTTTCGAATGCGAAGGCGAAAAGTATTTTAGAATGGGAGCCTAAATACGATTTAGAAAAAGGGGTGGAAAACACTATTGAGTGGTACACAACCTCTTTATGAGATAATTAGACCAAAAAAGGTTGATGAGATACTGGGTAACGAAAAGTTGAAAGAAATTCTTAAAACCTGGATAAATAATAAAAAGGTTAGATCTTTCGTTATATATGGGGAACCTGGTAGCGGTAAGTCTACAATTGTAAGGGCTTTAATAAATGAGGTAAAAGATTATTACGATGTTTTTTCTATTTCAGGGGCAATAGAAGGAAAGAAAAAAATAAAGGATATAATAGGGCAAAAGAATAATCTTTTTTCAAAACCCAAATTATTATTTGTCGACGAAATACATCGATTAAATAAAGCTGAACAAGATACCTTACTTCTAAGTGTTGAAACTGGAGAATTAACTCTGATAGGTGCGACAACAGAAAATCCAGCTATTAGCGTTAATCCTGCATTGTTATCCAGGGTATTAGTTTTTAAAACTAAAGAACTAACTACTGAAGACTATGAAAAATTATTTCAACAAATAGAAGATTATTACAAAGATTTAAAAATTACCAAAGAAGCACGCAAAGCACTGATAGAATATGCTGGAAATGATCTTAGAAGGATAATGAATCTAATAGAAACAGCAAATGAAGCCGGGATCAATTCTATTGATTTAGAATTTCTTAAAGATTTCACAGGTTATCGACTAACTTACGATAAAAACTCAAAATATAGTTTAATTTCTGCGTATATAAAAAGTATGAGGGGAAGCGATGTGGACGCGGCACTGTTGTATCTTGCTTATATGCTTGAAAGCGGTGAAGACCCTATGTATATAGCAAGAAGAATGGTCATTTTATCTGCCGAGGATGTTGGTTTAGCAGATCCTAACGCCTTAAATATAGCCGTATCAGCCATGATAGCTACTGAACATGTTGGTTACCCCGAATGTTATCTTCCATTATCTGAAGCTACAATTTATCTGTGTTCATCACTAAAATCCAATTCAGCATACCTAGCGTACGCTAAAGCCAAAGAGTTTATAAGCCAAAATAATTTCGAGATTCCACCTAAATTGATAAATCCCTTGAACAAAAGAATGAAAAAACAAGGTTTTGGAGAGGGATACAAGTATCCTCACGATTATGGAGGTTTCGTTAGGGAAAGTTACATGCCAGAAGGTTTTGAAAAAATCCAATTTTTCATCCCTAAAGAAGTTGGTATAGAAAAACGCATAAAAGAGCGGTTAAAAGATCTCTGGAAAGACAAAAAGAATTATTGAATAAAAAATTTGAAATTTTTTTCATAAAAATTTGAAAAAGTTAGCATTAATGAAATTTCTTTCATTATTTGGGAATAATTAGCAATAAATACTGTAGACTATTGTTAATTAGTTTTTTTCTACTTGACAATCAAGGTTAATATTTATTATAATATCAAATAGAATTAAAGAGATATTATATTATGAGGTGGATATGTTGGATAATATCATCTTAGACGTTAGAAATATGAGTACTCATTTTCCCGTAGCTGAAGGAACGATTAAGGCTGTTAATAAACTTTCCTTTACCTTGAGTAAAAACGAAACCTTGGGGATCGTTGGAGAAACCGGATCGGGTAAAAGCGTATCTATGAAAACTGTAATGGGGATGATAAAGAGTCCCGGATATATTACAAAAGAAAGTCAGATTTTATTTAAAACCAACGAATTCAGTAAAGATGGGAAGGAAGAGTTCGTTGATCTGGCAAAATTAAAACAGAAGGATTTTACAAGGATAAGAGGGAAACATATAGGTATGGTTTTTCAGGATCCGATGTCTTCTTTGAACCCAATGTTTACGATAGCGGATCAGATGATTGAAACTATTGTTTTTCACCAAAATGTATCTATACAAGAAGCAAGGGAAAGGGCTATAAAACTTTTAGATGATGTAGGGATTGCCAATCCAGCCGAAAGAATCGATGACTATCCTTTCCAACTTTCAGGCGGTCAAAGGCAAAGGGTAGTAATAGCCATCGGACTTTCTTGTAATCCAGAAATATTAATCGCCGACGAACCTACTACCGCTTTGGATGTTACTATTCAAGCACAAATTTTAGAGTTGATGAAAGATTTACAACAAGAGTATGATATGGGAATGATATACATAACTCATGACCTCTCTGTAATAGCTGAGGTAGCCGATAAAGTTATTGTAATGTATGGTGGGGCACAGATGGAAATGACCGATATTTATACACTTTTTGAAAAACCTATGCACCCATATACCTTTGCTTTGCTTTCCTGTATACCAAGACACGATATAAAGATAGATCTATTGAACCCAATAAAAGGGCAGCCTCCGGTTATGCTAGATCCTCCACCATTGTGTCCTTTTTTGCCGAGATGTCCCTATGCCACTGAAAAGTGTAGGAAAGAATGGCCAGAGTTAAGAGAAATTGAAGAAAATCATTACATAAGATGTTTTAACCCTCTATCTGAAACTACTCCTATTCATTACGATGAAGTAACAGACAAGAAGGAGGCTATTTGATGCTTTTAAAAGTTCGTAATCTAAAAAAATATTTCCCAATTAAACAGGGATTTTTAATAGAAAGAACGGTTGGATATATTAAAGCGGTGGATGGGGTCAATATAGACTTAGATGTGAATGAAACTTATGGTTTGGTTGGAGAGTCGGGGTGTGGAAAGACAACCATTGGTAAAACGATTTTAAGGTTGGAAGATCCTACTTTAGGGAAGATTTTTTTAAATGGAGAAGAAACTTCTCATTATTTTATGAGTAAAAGAACAGGAGTAAAGTATTTGGAAAGAGAGTATATTGATTACGCTCTCGAATTAGAAAAAGAGTTAGGAAGTAAAGAGAAGGTTCTCGAAAACCTTGAAGATGAAGAGAGAAAGTATGTCCAATATTATTACGATAATGGAAAAGAAAAATTTTTTGATTATATGTTTAAAGATATAGAGAAAAAAAGGGCAGAGTTTAGAAGAAATGTTCAAATAGTGTTTCAGGATCCCACGTCTTCCTTGAATCCAAGAATGACGGTAGGACAAGCTTTGATTGAACCGCTTTTGTTCCACAAGATGGCAAAAAATAATATAGAAGCGAAAAATATTGCACTTGATATGTTGAAAAAAGTAGGTTTGAAACCTTACCATTCCGACAGATATCCTCATCAATTTTCTGGGGGGCAAAGACAAAGGGTTGCTGTCGCACGTGCGATTATTTTAGATCCAAAGTTGATTATCCTTGATGAACCTACTTCTGCGTTAGATGTTTCAGTACAGGCACAGATAATTAATCTTTTAAAAACTTTACAGAGTGAGTTCAATGTTGGATACTTGTTTATTTCTCATGATTTAGGGGTTGTTAGGTTCATTTCAAACCATGTTGGTGTAATGTACCTTGGAAGAGTGGTGGAGTTCGGAGAAGGTTCGGAAATATTTGATAGAACGCTACATCCGTACTCGCAAGCTTTA
The genomic region above belongs to Petrotoga olearia DSM 13574 and contains:
- a CDS encoding NAD-dependent epimerase/dehydratase family protein — protein: MVDKDKHRILVTGGAGFIGSNLVDRLIKEGYSVVVIDNLSTGKVKFLSPFALFYQQDIRDYNVLDKIFETHKFDYVFHLAAQISVPDSVKDPNLDAEINVLGTLNLLKLSVKYGIKKFIFSSTGGAIYGDNAPIPTTEDYCPHPISPYAISKLACEKYIEFYSLQYDLNYTILRYANVYGPKQTPKGEAGVVAIFTQNMFEKKEIVIYGDGEQVRDFVHVFDVVEANFLSINKADKETINISTNKKSTVNELFEVMKRKTGYENEPIYKPERDGDVKMSLLSNAKAKSILEWEPKYDLEKGVENTIEWYTTSL
- a CDS encoding replication-associated recombination protein A; protein product: MSGTQPLYEIIRPKKVDEILGNEKLKEILKTWINNKKVRSFVIYGEPGSGKSTIVRALINEVKDYYDVFSISGAIEGKKKIKDIIGQKNNLFSKPKLLFVDEIHRLNKAEQDTLLLSVETGELTLIGATTENPAISVNPALLSRVLVFKTKELTTEDYEKLFQQIEDYYKDLKITKEARKALIEYAGNDLRRIMNLIETANEAGINSIDLEFLKDFTGYRLTYDKNSKYSLISAYIKSMRGSDVDAALLYLAYMLESGEDPMYIARRMVILSAEDVGLADPNALNIAVSAMIATEHVGYPECYLPLSEATIYLCSSLKSNSAYLAYAKAKEFISQNNFEIPPKLINPLNKRMKKQGFGEGYKYPHDYGGFVRESYMPEGFEKIQFFIPKEVGIEKRIKERLKDLWKDKKNY
- a CDS encoding ABC transporter ATP-binding protein; translation: MLDNIILDVRNMSTHFPVAEGTIKAVNKLSFTLSKNETLGIVGETGSGKSVSMKTVMGMIKSPGYITKESQILFKTNEFSKDGKEEFVDLAKLKQKDFTRIRGKHIGMVFQDPMSSLNPMFTIADQMIETIVFHQNVSIQEARERAIKLLDDVGIANPAERIDDYPFQLSGGQRQRVVIAIGLSCNPEILIADEPTTALDVTIQAQILELMKDLQQEYDMGMIYITHDLSVIAEVADKVIVMYGGAQMEMTDIYTLFEKPMHPYTFALLSCIPRHDIKIDLLNPIKGQPPVMLDPPPLCPFLPRCPYATEKCRKEWPELREIEENHYIRCFNPLSETTPIHYDEVTDKKEAI
- a CDS encoding ABC transporter ATP-binding protein; this translates as MLLKVRNLKKYFPIKQGFLIERTVGYIKAVDGVNIDLDVNETYGLVGESGCGKTTIGKTILRLEDPTLGKIFLNGEETSHYFMSKRTGVKYLEREYIDYALELEKELGSKEKVLENLEDEERKYVQYYYDNGKEKFFDYMFKDIEKKRAEFRRNVQIVFQDPTSSLNPRMTVGQALIEPLLFHKMAKNNIEAKNIALDMLKKVGLKPYHSDRYPHQFSGGQRQRVAVARAIILDPKLIILDEPTSALDVSVQAQIINLLKTLQSEFNVGYLFISHDLGVVRFISNHVGVMYLGRVVEFGEGSEIFDRTLHPYSQALLNAAPLPDPRKRRDRKKFLVKGQVPSPVNRPKGCFFSPRCPYAMDICRKDYPGYYEINKDHYVACFLYKEDKDRGLSQEKEGKLVK